The bacterium YEK0313 genome includes a region encoding these proteins:
- a CDS encoding Putative thiazole biosynthetic enzyme — protein sequence MTAEKLEIAIVGAGPAGLFAAELLAGAGAEVTIFERLVSPARKFLLAGRGGLNLTHSAGREPFLAQYGAARSWLAPSLDAFPPSALRAWADGLGEATFVGSSGRVFPQSFKASPLVRVWLARLRAAGVALRTRHRLAAVGEGGRLSFETPDGPCEIRARAVLLALGGASWPRMGSDGAWVAMLEAKGIAVTPLEPANMGIEMGWSPAFATRFAGEPLKRIVLTVAGRKAEGEAMITAAGLEGGAIYALSGPIRAALVTGRARLGIDLKPDLAAATVAQRIAGGRAKDSLSNLLKKRLGLAPQAIRLMREASGGPLPREPGRLAELVKTMRLPIHAAASIERAISTAGGVNRDALSAEGELDRLPGVFVAGEMLDWEAPTGGYLLQATFATAATAARGMARHCGLVLNAPVLTAW from the coding sequence ATGACGGCCGAAAAGCTCGAGATTGCGATCGTCGGGGCGGGGCCGGCCGGGCTCTTCGCGGCCGAGCTGCTGGCCGGCGCCGGCGCCGAGGTCACGATCTTCGAGCGCCTCGTATCGCCCGCCCGCAAATTCCTGCTCGCTGGCCGCGGCGGCCTCAATCTCACCCATTCCGCAGGCCGCGAGCCGTTTCTCGCGCAATATGGCGCCGCGCGGAGCTGGCTGGCGCCGAGCCTCGATGCCTTCCCGCCATCGGCGCTGCGCGCCTGGGCCGACGGCCTCGGCGAAGCCACCTTCGTCGGCTCGAGCGGCCGGGTCTTTCCGCAGAGCTTCAAGGCTTCGCCCCTGGTCAGGGTCTGGCTCGCGCGGCTTCGGGCCGCGGGCGTCGCCCTGCGCACGCGCCATCGGCTCGCCGCCGTCGGCGAGGGCGGCAGATTGAGTTTCGAAACGCCGGACGGGCCATGCGAGATCCGGGCGCGTGCCGTTCTGCTGGCGCTCGGCGGCGCCAGCTGGCCGCGGATGGGTTCGGACGGGGCATGGGTCGCCATGCTGGAGGCCAAGGGCATCGCGGTGACACCGCTCGAACCGGCCAATATGGGCATCGAGATGGGCTGGTCGCCGGCTTTCGCGACACGTTTCGCCGGCGAGCCGCTGAAGCGCATCGTGCTGACCGTGGCCGGCCGGAAGGCGGAAGGCGAAGCCATGATCACGGCGGCCGGCCTCGAAGGTGGGGCGATCTATGCCCTTTCGGGGCCGATCCGCGCCGCGCTCGTTACCGGCCGCGCCCGGCTTGGCATCGACCTGAAACCGGACCTCGCCGCGGCGACGGTGGCGCAGCGGATCGCCGGCGGACGGGCCAAGGACTCGTTGTCGAACCTGCTGAAGAAACGCCTCGGCCTGGCGCCGCAGGCGATCCGCCTGATGCGCGAAGCCTCAGGCGGACCATTGCCGCGCGAACCCGGGCGCCTCGCGGAGCTGGTCAAGACGATGCGCCTTCCGATCCATGCCGCTGCCTCGATCGAGCGGGCCATCTCGACCGCCGGCGGCGTCAACCGCGACGCGCTGAGCGCCGAGGGCGAACTCGACCGCCTGCCCGGCGTCTTCGTGGCCGGCGAAATGCTGGATTGGGAAGCACCGACCGGGGGCTATCTCCTGCAGGCGACCTTCGCGACGGCGGCCACCGCGGCCCGGGGCATGGCCCGCCATTGCGGGCTCGTGCTGAATGCGCCGGTCCTCACGGCCTGGTAG